aaaaaaaagcggggtggagggaagagtCCCATGACTTTGTAGGCTCATGGAGACAAAGAATGTTCACCAGGACCCCAGCCTGTGCCAAGCACTGCTGAGCCCATCacaatggaaagaagctttcctgtCAAGAGGACTCAGCTACAGAAGGCACCAAATGTGGTGGGAGGGGCCTGCTAATTAGACCAAGGCAGTCACACATCAGCAGGTAAAACAGAGACAAgaggaggtggggctgggctgggctgaatCTTGGATGAATCAAGTCTTCCCATAGGGCAGGATATCCTGTCTAAAACAAGAGCCTTGGTTAAAACCCCTATAAAAGGTTCTCATCACACTGACCTGGTACTCCTCACACTACTTAACAGCCACTTGTTTCATCCCACCTGGGCATTAGGTAAGTCCCCTCATAAGAAACCTCTTTCTCATTCTCAGTGTCTTGGGGATCTGAGCTCATAAAACTGAGGCTGTCGGGTATGGGCTATGCGTCCTTCAGATCTAGCTGTGGGCATTGGGCAAACCAACGCTAACGTTGGGAAACATGCTCTCCTAAAGCAATCcaactttctcttcctccctgagGCTGGCCTGGCATCAGCTCCTGTCACTGGGAAACTGTGTGGGCAGCTGCTATGGGGCCACCCATGGGCCTTCCTGGATCAGCAAAAGTTTCTTGTTTCTAAGGCTCTGGAAGCTTCTTTGCAGTGCTGAGAGTCTGTGGGATCAGAATCAGTTTACTTATACCAACCTAGAACAATAAGATCAAACTGTGTCATGAATGAAGGAGCTTACATGATTCCCCTCTCCTACACCAAGGTGATATTTAGGCAAAATATTTGTAGATTTATTCTAAGGAATCTAAAATGTAACTAAAATGTCatcttactatttttattatctaaAGTTCAGTGGTTAAAGTTGGCTACATggttataaaaaaagaaagatatttttcatCTATGTTGAGGAAAAATATTCCCAGTTTTTTACCTTGATGAAAAGTTTGCCTGAAATTGTTGCTTATCAGATCCGAGAAAGGGTTTCTCCTGAACAACCCACTTTTTGCTGTAACCTACTAAGTCCTCATGGCCACACTGATCTGCTTTTTCTAGAACTCaagtctccttccttccttttttctctttcttctcctaccTATATCTGCCTCGTCCCATCCTCGCTTTGGGTTTCCAGCTGCTGTACGCTGCATCTCTCCTTGCATTTGAGACTTGTCATCTTTGATACCATCTCCTTTGGGTCTCTCCAAGGCTTCTGCTTAATGAATGTTCAAGTTTCTTTTCCTCTTGTTCATGTAGCCAAACCCAGGCCCCACCTCAACCTACCTCCAGACTTCTggctaatgaaaaagaaaagctttcccTTTGATTAAGAAGCAACTCGTAGGTCACCAGAAATCTGGGCCTAATGGAGCCACATGCCTGTTGGGCAAGCTGACTTTTCTGATAAGTCCCAAGGCTGTGGACAGAAGTGACAGTCAGAGAAACTTGGGCCTTCAGAACTGGAAGGCCTCCCACCCAAAGAAGGTTCCCCCTCCTGAGCATTCCCAGCAGCTGGTAGCCCAGCTTCTTCCcactttcccagaaaaaaaaaacaagaaaggaggGCTGTGTCCCTGGAATTCCTGCTTGGCTCCCATCCAAGACAGGGGTTGACTGACATGTGTATTTACTTCCTCTCTTGGTGTTCCCAGTGGGACCCTAACACCTTGTGATGAGCAAATAAATCCTGTCCACAGGGTACATTCTAGAAAGCCCATTGCATTTGGCTTAAGGAGAGATGGATTCTAGGATTTCTTTGCTCCTTAAAAATTGTAtggcttaacttctctgagcctgtttcctcacctattaaaaaaagtggaaataataagGATTAGAGGAGATGATGCACAGGCAAGTGCCTTGTGAGCAGTAGAGTGATTATATAAGTGTacaaaaattatatgtgtgtatatgtgtataatagcataataattatatttaataaggaGCACTTAATATAAGCCAGGCATCtgccaaatgctttttatgaATTATGTCTTTAAATCTTCACAATAATCCTATAGAGTACTAATATCACCTTCATTTACAATGAGTAAACGGAGGCATGGAGAGGCAAAGCAACTTGTCCCAGCTCACACCATATGTAGGTGATGGGGCCAGCATTTAATTGTGACTCAGGAACCTGCCTCCATCCTGTGTGTTCCTCCTTCCCACACATAAGATGTATTACATAGGAAAGGACAAAGGAAGACCAAAAACAGCTGAACATGCAAGGAAAGACCTAGCAGCAGACGTGCTCTAAAGGAAACAGCTGAGTTTGATTATGGAGCCTCCAAGGGGATTTTTCATCTTGTCCAGGTTGACTTCAAAGATGCCTCAGTTACTGAGAAACATTAATGGGATCATCGAGGCCTTCAGGCGCTACGCAAGGACGGAGGGCAGCTGCACAGCGCTCACCCGAGGGGAGCTGAAAAGACTCTTGGAGCAAGAGTTTGCCGATGTGATTGTGGTACGGTGTGCTGAAGTGGGTGGAGAAGGGACATAGCAGGAAAGTGAAACCTTGTTTGCCTGCAGAGGCCTTGCCTGGGAAATTTGAGGAGGCAGCAGATAAACCCAGGCCTGCCAGGACAGATGGCAACTGTGCAGGCAGAATAAAAGGTGAAAGAACCAGAGATGGTCATGGGAGTTGGCAAGTCCTGGCTCTTTGGATTAAAACCTTGGTTTTAATTAATTCTAACTTAAAGACAAGGTAAAGGGGCTCTAAAAGAACAACTCAGAGAGGAGCATAGCCTtggaatatttcaaaatgaaaataattgctGCTTTCTGCTGCCTCTTAAATTTGGTATTGTAAATATTTCCCACGTCTATCTGAAATGTAATCATCCATTCACACGCATTCATTAGAAGCATAGCTCTGGGCTtgcacaaagcagttactcaaaAATATTAGCAGACTGATCACATGAGAAACGAAATTTTGAAGAGCAGGTTGTTAAAAGCTAGGGGGAGACTTCGGGGCCCCACCCCTCCTCACAAACCAGAACCAAGGCCTGATGCACCTTCCTGTCTTTGGTTTGCATCTAAAGCAACTGGGATGATGATGGCCTTGGGGACAAGGATGTATGGGCACAGAAGTATGCTGCGTCCACATGCTCAGGGCAGCCCTGTAGGCCCACTGCATCCCTCCCTCTTTATCGTGGGAAAACATCTGGGCCTCAGTGAGGAGAGCACAGAATTCCCATGGGGCTGTGTTCCCAACCTGCTGCTCTTTGTGCTGGGCCTGCTGAAGAGACTAAGGCCTCAGTGCCAGGGGCAAGATGCCAGGGGCAGCTCAGACAGTCAACCTGAGAGCCCAAAAAGTTGCATTGTGAATTCAATAATTTATTAACTCTTCAATAAACCTTTATCTAATTTTTCCGCAGCGCAGAAATTGTGCCAAATAGaggctacaaaacaaaaaacgctcCCTATACttgagggagagagacaggactaaaaaaataaaaaataaaggcaactAAGTCTTGCTGCTGCTGTGGCCGTACGTGTGTGGAGTGTGGGGTCTGTGGCAGGGGAAGCTGGCAGCAGCGTGGAAGGGGCCTGCCCACGTCCTCCTCAGGGGAGGGCTGCTGACTCCACCTCATCTTCTCCTCAGAAACCCCACGATCCAGCCACTGTGGACGAGGTCCTGCGTCTGCTGGATGAAGACCACACAGGGACTGTGGAATTCAAGGAATTCCTGGTCTTGGTGTTTAAAGTCGCCCAGGCCTGTTTCAAGACACTGAGCGAGAGTCCTGAGGGAGCCTGCAGCTCTCAAGAGTCTGGAAGCCTCCATTCTGGGGCCTGGCAGGAGCTGAGTGAAGGACAGAGAAGTGGCACTGAAGTGGGAAGGGCAGGGAAAGGGCAGCATTATGAGGGGAGCAGCCATGGACAGAGCAAGCAGCCTTCCAGAGGGCAGAGCAGGCCTGGGGCTCAGACCCAGGGTCAGGCCACTGGCTCTGCGTGGGTCAGCAGCTATGACAGGCAAGCTGAGTCCCAGAGCCAGGAGAGAACAAGTCCGCAGATACAATGCTCTGGGCACACAGAGCAGACCCAGAGAGCTGGAGAAGGCAAGAGGCATCAGACCACACAGATGAGGCCAGAGAGAGAGCCACAGACCAGGGAACAGGACAGAGCCCACCAGACCAGTGAGACTGTGACTGGATCTGGAACTCAGATCCAGGCAGGTGCCACCCAGACTGTGGAGCAGGACAGCAGCCACCAGACAGGAAGAACCAGCAGCCAGACACAGGAGGCCACCAATGACCAGAACAGAGGGATTGAGATCCATGGTCAAGGCAGGAGCCAGGCCAGCCAGGCTGTAACAGGAGGACATGCTCAGGCACAGGCAGGATCACACACCCAGACGCCCACCCAGACTGTGGAGCAGGACAGCAGCCACCAGACAGGAAGCACCAGCACCCAGACACAGGGGTCCACCAATGGCCAGAACAGTGGGACTGAGATCCACGGTCAAGGCAGGAGCCAGACCAGCCAGGCTGTGACAGGACATGCTCAGGCACAGGCAGGATCACACACCCAGACGCCCACCCAGACTGTGGAGCAGGACAGCGGCCACCAGACAGGAAGCACCAGCACCCAGACACAGGGGTCCACCAATGACCAGAACAGGGGGACTGAGATCCAAGGTCAAGGCGGGAGCCAGACCAGccaggctgtggcaggaggacaTGCTCAGACACAGGCAGGGTCACACACCCAGACTGTGGAGCAGGATAGAAGCCAAACTGTAAGCCGCGGAGGGGCTGGAGAACAGGGGCAGACCCAGACGCAGCCAGGTAGTGGTCAAAAATGGACACAAGTGAGCaaccctgaggcaggagagacaGTACCAGGAGGACAGGCCCAGACTGGGGCAAGCACTGAGTCAGGAAGGCAGGAGTGGAGCAGCACTCACCCAAGGCACAATGTGACAGAAGGGCAGGGAGACATACAGCCCACTGTGGTTGGTGAGGAATGGGTTGATGACCACTCAAGGGAGACAGCAATCTTCAGGCTGGACCAGGGCAACTTGCATACCAGTGTTTCCTCAGCACAGGGCCAGGATGCAGCCCAGCCAGAAGAGAAGCAAGGCATCACAGCTAGGGAGCTGTATTCCTACTTGAGAAGCAACAAGCCATGACTCCCTCGACTCCAATGTCCAGTACTGGAAGAAGACAGCTGAAGAGAGTTTGGCTTGTCCTGTATGACCAGTCCAGTGGGCGCATCCCTGGACATCAACTCTATTACGCAGCTTCCCTTTTAGGTCTTTCTCAATGAGATCATTTCTGCAAGGAGCTTTCTATCCTAAACTCCTCTCTTACCTGCTTTGCAGTGCAGACCCTCTCAGGAGCAGGAAGACGCAGAGCAAGTCACCCCTTTGTACTGAATTGTCCTCATCTTGTGGGGGTTTCAGGACTATTTTTATCTCTGACATCTGTCTATTGCCCAATCTACCCTAATGCATCAATAAAACCTTACGCAACTGGCCTCTGTGTCTCATTCAATCACCTTCTGTTGACATTACAGGCCAAGGGCTGTAGAGTTATGAGATGATGAACTGGACATAGTCCCTACCTTTGAAGAGCAACTAGTTGAGAAGATATTATATGAGATTCCTGCTATATATCATATTTAATACTTGGCAGAGATGGACCAGCTAAGGTTTCGTAGAAAAGGTGCTTTCTTTATGATGGCCCTGAAAGGACAATTAGTATTAGATAGGCAAAATTCTTCTTGGTCTTTCACTACCTCTAATTCTATAGTGTTAAACCTCTATTTACCTGTAAGGTCACACAGGAAAGCTGATTTAAGATTACCAAGAAATGGAAGAAGGTTCCCAGTGACTGTGAAGGGAAAGAGCGAGAAGGCTTGTGTTACCAGGTACTAAGCCAGGGGCCAGAATTTTGTGCTTCCCTTCCTACCTCCCCATCATTGTCAGCTCTGACCTCTCATGATGTCTCACCCACCAGATATAAACCATGTTATGGGGTAGAGACTATCAATTCTGGTTTATTATAAGAGTGACCAgaagaacagtttttaaaataaagatttatagggcaggcacagtggctcacacctgtaatcccagccctttgggagaccgaggtgggcagatcacctgaggccagaagttcaagaccagcctggccaacatggtgaaaccctgtctctactaaaaatacaaaaattagccaggcgtggtggtgggtgcctatagtcctagctactcaggaggctgaggcaggagaatctcctgaaccccagaggtggaggttgtagtgagccgagatcgcaccactgcactccagcctgggcaacagagcaagactccatctcaaaaaaaaaaaaaaaaaaaaaaaaaagatgtataaacCTAACCCTACAGATGCTGGTTCTAAAGTTTGGAGCCAATTAATATTGTTTAGAAATTTATTGGGGGTCTTGTGCTTTTGTCAGTAGAGAAGACTAGATACTCTGAAAGATTTCCCAAGACAAAATAACTAGATCCTGCGTAAAGCATTTTTTCCACTGCATTATTGGTTTACAGGAGGTAAGGGAAATctctaaggaaaaaacaaaatgtggaataAACAAcagccaaacaaaaacaaaatgtaggcTAAATAACAACCTCCAAAGACGTCCACGACCTAACCTAATGTGAATATGTCACCTTATATTGCAAAATGGGACTGCACAGATGTGATTTAGTTAGGAATCTTGAGATAGGACGGGATGGggttattctggattatctgggtgagtCCAATATAATCACAAGGTTCCTTAAGAGGAAGATAAGTGAGATAAGAGGATCAAAGTCAATAAAAGGAAGTGTGGTGATGAAACCAGTGGCTGTGGCCATGTGCTATGAGCCAAAGAATGTGTGGAGAATAgaatctggaaaaggcaagacaTTTTCTTCTAGAGCCTTCAAAAGTAACATAGCTCTTCTGCCACCTCGATTTTAGACTCCTGACCTTCAGGGCTGTAAGAGAataaaatttttgtcattttaaggcATTAAGTTTATGGTAAACTGTTACAGGAgtgatagaaaactaatataccaAACAAAAATCTAGAGCTGGAGCCAGAGTAGTAAAGGGTAAATGTGTGAAAGGCAAGGTTGTTCTTCTGAGGACAAGTTGATTTTATATCTATTCACATTGGCTTGTAAGTACAAAGGccaaagaaaaacagcaaagaaaatgcAAAGACTCAGGGAATATTGCTCCCATAAGCCCGTTCTGGGGAATCTACTAGAGAATCAGCACACATACCTACACACTAAACCCTGAATCATAGAACTGTTTGGCATACAATCTGATGAtgcacatttaaatatatttcactgTAGAACTAAGACTACATAATATGGATAAAGGTGACAGAATAGCATTCCATGTTATATGCActgaaaatttaaatacaatacagctaacaaaaaaatgaagggagaaagagaaagcatacagaaagtagaatgaggTCCCTGATTGTCTTAATATAAGCATAGGCTTAGAAGGAGAAACTGGGAGTAAAAGGATATCACTTCACATTAGATActgaggaaagaagaaggaaggtaaggtgaaaatttctagaaaattttattattacttagaGTAGGAGGTGAATATGCCACTTATTAAAGCGAAGGGGGAATACAGAATACATATTACGTAAAGATATACTATAAGATGACAACACAAATACGAACCTTCCTCAACACCAAAAGACAttctagaaaaaagcaaataacacaGACAACAGAGTGGATGATGTTATTTAtgtaaaagatatatattttcataaataggATACAAAAGAGTGTGATAGACTGAGgtcaaacatatttataataataatgtcaAGAGCTTAACTCACTACTAGATGAACAAGTTGGCTTATTAGCTCTATACAAGTCTATGCTCCTTACAGGAGGTATGCAAATCAAAGAGAGTCAGAAAACAATTTGTAAATGAGGTGGTTGAGTTAATATATATCAGGAAAATGCAggttaaaacaaaatttagaaatctGGAGTCATGATGTTGATCCCGGATTAGATCAAAAAGCATTAAATAAGACTAAGAAGGATGCTTTAAAATGCTAAATGCTATAATTTCACAATGAAGATGTAATGGTTTTTAGTATCTATGCATTCAATAATGTAGCACAACTCTGATGATGCAGAAACTATAAGAGATACAaggaaaaacttaaagaaaataacatagtAATAATAGGGCACTTTAATCACCTCTCTCAGCTCAAGACAGTAAGTGTAGAGAAGAAACAgtgcattaaataaaatacaaagaactctACAGACGTATAGTCCAGCAATGTATTAACCTAACAAGAAAAGACTATACCTTCTACACATGAAATATTCAATATCAGGTCACAAAGAAAACTTCAACGCATTACTCAAAACTAGAAATAGGCccaggtgtcgtggctcacgcctgtaatcccagcactttgggaggctgaggcagacagatcgtttgagctcaggagttcaagaccagcctgggcaacataatgagatcccatttcaacaaaaagaaaaatacaaaaattatctgggcatggtggcacatgcctgtagtcccagatactcaggaggctaaggaaggaggatcacttgatcccaggaggcagaggttgcagtaagctgagattgtgccactgcattccagcctagatgacagacggagaccctgtctcaataataataacaataataataataataatagaattatttatttattgctttttcttttctttcttttcttccttcctttctttctctctcttccttccttccttcctgtctctctttctttctttctttctttctttctctctctctctttctgcctctctcttgctctctctcttcttctctctctctctctctttcttttcgagacagggtctcactctgtcacccaggctggagtgcagtggcatgatctcagctcactgctgcctccagctcccaggttcaagcaattctcctgcctcagcctcccgagtagctgggattacaggcccttgccaccatacctggttaatttgtattttttgtagaggggggtttttgtcatgtttcccaggctggtctcaaactcctgagctcaagtgatccaccttcctgagcctcccaaagtgctgggattacaggcatgaaccattgtcCCTGGTCACAAATA
This region of Macaca fascicularis isolate 582-1 chromosome 1, T2T-MFA8v1.1 genomic DNA includes:
- the CRNN gene encoding cornulin produces the protein MPQLLRNINGIIEAFRRYARTEGSCTALTRGELKRLLEQEFADVIVKPHDPATVDEVLRLLDEDHTGTVEFKEFLVLVFKVAQACFKTLSESPEGACSSQESGSLHSGAWQELSEGQRSGTEVGRAGKGQHYEGSSHGQSKQPSRGQSRPGAQTQGQATGSAWVSSYDRQAESQSQERTSPQIQCSGHTEQTQRAGEGKRHQTTQMRPEREPQTREQDRAHQTSETVTGSGTQIQAGATQTVEQDSSHQTGRTSSQTQEATNDQNRGIEIHGQGRSQASQAVTGGHAQAQAGSHTQTPTQTVEQDSSHQTGSTSTQTQGSTNGQNSGTEIHGQGRSQTSQAVTGHAQAQAGSHTQTPTQTVEQDSGHQTGSTSTQTQGSTNDQNRGTEIQGQGGSQTSQAVAGGHAQTQAGSHTQTVEQDRSQTVSRGGAGEQGQTQTQPGSGQKWTQVSNPEAGETVPGGQAQTGASTESGRQEWSSTHPRHNVTEGQGDIQPTVVGEEWVDDHSRETAIFRLDQGNLHTSVSSAQGQDAAQPEEKQGITARELYSYLRSNKP